A region from the Candidatus Thiothrix putei genome encodes:
- a CDS encoding type IV pilus twitching motility protein PilT: MDITQLLAFSVKNNASDLHLSGGMPPMIRVDGEMRKINLPVLDHKQVHALVYDIMNDYQRKNYEEHWECDFSFEIPGVARFRVNAFNQNRGAGAVFRTIPSKVLTLDQLGAPGIFRKISENPRGLVLVTGPTGSGKSTTLAAMIDYKNDTDYGHILTIEDPIEFVHESKKSLINQREVHRDTKGFEAALRSALREDPDTILVGEMRDLETIRLALTAAETGHLVFGTLHTTSAPKTIDRIVDVFPAAEKEMVRAMLSESLQAVISQTLLKKKGGGRVAAHEILIGNRAVRNLIRENKIAQMRSAMQTGQNDGMQTLDQSLKNLVMKGLVEREAARRKADNPDSI, from the coding sequence ATGGATATTACTCAACTGCTGGCATTCAGCGTCAAAAACAATGCATCCGACTTGCATTTATCGGGCGGGATGCCGCCTATGATCCGTGTCGATGGTGAAATGCGCAAGATTAACTTGCCGGTGCTCGACCATAAACAGGTACACGCGCTGGTGTACGACATCATGAATGACTACCAGCGTAAAAATTACGAGGAACATTGGGAATGCGATTTTTCGTTTGAAATTCCGGGTGTTGCCCGTTTTCGTGTGAATGCCTTTAACCAAAATCGTGGGGCAGGTGCGGTGTTCCGTACCATTCCCAGCAAAGTATTAACCTTAGATCAGTTGGGTGCGCCGGGTATTTTTCGCAAGATTTCCGAAAATCCACGGGGGTTGGTGCTAGTGACAGGGCCTACGGGGTCGGGTAAATCCACCACCTTAGCGGCGATGATCGACTACAAAAATGACACCGATTACGGTCATATTCTCACCATCGAAGACCCCATCGAATTTGTCCACGAAAGTAAAAAAAGTCTTATCAACCAACGTGAAGTGCACCGTGATACCAAAGGTTTTGAAGCAGCTTTGCGTTCCGCCTTGCGTGAAGACCCGGACACCATTCTGGTGGGGGAAATGCGTGACTTGGAAACCATTCGTCTGGCACTGACGGCGGCGGAAACCGGGCATTTGGTGTTTGGCACCTTGCATACCACGTCTGCGCCCAAAACCATTGACCGTATTGTGGATGTGTTTCCTGCTGCCGAAAAAGAAATGGTGCGAGCCATGCTGTCTGAATCGTTGCAAGCCGTTATTTCCCAAACGTTATTGAAGAAAAAAGGCGGCGGGCGTGTGGCTGCTCACGAAATTTTGATTGGCAACCGTGCGGTGCGCAACTTGATCCGCGAGAACAAGATTGCGCAGATGCGTTCCGCGATGCAGACCGGACAAAATGACGGAATGCAAACCCTTGATCAGTCACTGAAAAATTTGGTGATGAAAGGGCTGGTCGAGCGTGAAGCTGCCCGCCGCAAAGCCGATAACCCCGATAGTATTTAA
- a CDS encoding ATP-binding protein — MKRALLTHNPHWEARFPTLYPRALLPVLTKKLALKQVQVLQGSRRSGKSSLFRLLIQHLVEQGVEARSILYVNLDDPYFAELYTDSKQLYSLLDLSESLTGHKVVYLFLDEVQNVTRWEKFVKAIYDNQQVQKTFVTGSNSSLLEGEFATLLSGRYVRDIVYPPALSELLQAQGYTDYLSRLANKPKILALMMQMMEYGSFYEVFGQQDEGLKRDILLNYYDTVIFKDCIANNQIRDTKSFREAAHFLISNTANLYSYNSLGRALGQHDSTIKEYIRVLEDCYVLTELKPYSYSPKEQLKAKKKSYIIDNGFLAQTAFRFSANYGTLFENLVFSELVKQGYELFFISSDFECDFIARKEEQLTAIQVCYQLTPQNRERERQGLLKLKLAVTRKLLITFDQSEPFADGIETLPFWEMFG, encoded by the coding sequence ATGAAAAGAGCCTTGCTGACGCACAATCCTCACTGGGAAGCACGTTTCCCCACTTTATACCCGCGTGCGTTGCTGCCCGTTCTAACCAAAAAGTTGGCACTCAAACAGGTGCAAGTATTGCAAGGTAGCCGCCGCAGCGGCAAGTCATCGCTGTTCCGCCTGTTGATCCAGCACCTTGTGGAACAGGGCGTAGAGGCGAGGAGCATCCTGTATGTGAATCTGGATGACCCGTATTTCGCTGAGTTGTACACGGATTCTAAGCAACTTTACAGCCTGTTGGATTTATCCGAATCGCTCACAGGGCATAAAGTGGTGTACTTGTTTCTGGATGAAGTACAAAACGTCACCCGTTGGGAAAAGTTCGTCAAAGCCATCTACGATAACCAGCAAGTGCAGAAAACTTTCGTCACTGGCTCGAACTCCTCCTTGCTGGAAGGCGAATTTGCGACCTTATTGAGTGGGCGTTATGTGCGTGACATTGTTTATCCACCCGCGTTGAGCGAACTTTTGCAGGCGCAAGGTTACACCGATTATCTGTCACGCTTGGCAAACAAGCCCAAGATTCTGGCATTGATGATGCAGATGATGGAATACGGTTCGTTTTACGAAGTGTTTGGGCAACAGGATGAAGGGCTGAAACGTGACATTCTGCTGAACTACTACGATACCGTGATCTTCAAGGACTGCATTGCCAATAACCAAATACGCGATACCAAAAGTTTCCGTGAAGCTGCTCATTTTCTGATTTCCAATACCGCTAACCTGTATTCCTACAACTCGCTGGGTCGTGCTTTGGGGCAACATGACAGCACCATCAAGGAATACATCCGCGTGTTGGAAGATTGCTATGTGTTGACTGAACTCAAACCCTATTCCTATTCGCCCAAGGAACAACTGAAGGCTAAGAAAAAAAGCTACATCATTGATAACGGTTTTCTGGCACAAACCGCATTCCGCTTTTCCGCCAATTACGGCACGTTGTTTGAAAATCTGGTGTTTAGTGAACTGGTCAAACAGGGCTATGAGTTGTTCTTTATCAGCAGCGATTTCGAGTGTGATTTCATTGCCCGCAAAGAGGAGCAATTGACTGCTATTCAGGTGTGTTACCAACTGACTCCGCAAAACCGTGAGCGGGAACGGCAAGGTTTGCTCAAACTGAAACTGGCAGTTACTCGCAAGTTATTGATTACCTTCGATCAGTCAGAGCCTTTCGCAGACGGGATAGAAACCTTGCCGTTTTGGGAGATGTTTGGCTGA
- the bioD gene encoding dethiobiotin synthase: MSTSNGVFITGTDTGVGKTWVGTQLIRVMRVLGREVIPRKPVESGWVSDLKQTDAWQLADAAGLPLDNTICPYRFAAALAPPRAARQAGTTLGLQQLAATCPTRWETRQFLHVEGAGGFYSPIAHDGVNADLAQILGLPIILVAEDRVGCMNHVLLIAEAIQHRALRLAGIILNARQTPIAGMDNRHDLQQYLDIPIMQFPCA; the protein is encoded by the coding sequence ATGAGTACTAGCAATGGTGTTTTCATAACAGGCACCGATACCGGTGTGGGTAAAACTTGGGTTGGCACTCAATTGATTCGGGTCATGCGTGTTTTAGGGCGCGAAGTGATCCCCCGTAAGCCCGTGGAATCAGGCTGGGTATCAGACCTAAAACAAACCGATGCTTGGCAATTAGCAGATGCGGCTGGATTGCCCCTGGATAACACAATTTGTCCCTACCGGTTCGCCGCTGCCCTTGCCCCGCCAAGGGCAGCCAGACAAGCAGGCACAACTTTAGGATTACAACAACTTGCCGCAACCTGCCCTACACGTTGGGAAACTCGCCAATTTCTGCATGTGGAAGGCGCGGGTGGTTTCTACTCACCCATTGCACATGATGGGGTAAATGCCGACCTTGCCCAAATTCTGGGGTTACCGATTATCCTAGTGGCAGAAGACCGTGTAGGCTGTATGAATCATGTCTTACTGATAGCAGAAGCCATTCAACACCGAGCGCTCAGACTTGCGGGTATTATCCTCAATGCTCGGCAGACACCCATCGCAGGCATGGATAACCGCCATGATTTGCAACAATACCTCGATATTCCAATCATGCAGTTCCCATGTGCTTAA
- a CDS encoding PilT/PilU family type 4a pilus ATPase, giving the protein MDRDAAISYVHKLLATMLDKKASDLYITAEAAPSAKIANEMLPLTTQALNEQNARMLVRAIMNDRQLKQFEEDMECNFSISLPGKARFRVNAFTQRGCAGMVLRHIPTHIPGLKDLGLPPVLREIAMTKRGLVIMVGATGSGKSTTLASMVDYRNTNSKGHIITIEDPIEFVHQHKGCLITQREIGVDTASYEIAMKNTLRQAPDVILLGEIRDRESMDYAIAYAETGHLCLTTLHANSSNQAIDRIINFFPEERRNQLLMDLSLNLKAVVSQRLVRKAKGEGRLAAVEVVINTPLMADLILKGDVPGMKVLTSKSREQGMRTFDQALFDLIEARQITVQEALRHADSQNDLRLRLKLESRFAQDNDFFKGLDELAIEPLENATR; this is encoded by the coding sequence ATGGATCGCGATGCTGCCATCAGCTATGTGCATAAATTGTTGGCTACCATGTTGGATAAAAAGGCTTCCGACTTGTATATCACTGCCGAGGCCGCGCCTTCTGCCAAAATTGCTAACGAAATGCTACCGTTAACCACGCAGGCACTTAATGAGCAAAACGCTAGGATGTTGGTGCGTGCCATTATGAATGACCGCCAGCTCAAGCAGTTTGAAGAGGATATGGAATGTAACTTTTCCATCAGCCTGCCTGGCAAAGCGCGTTTCCGGGTCAATGCTTTCACGCAACGTGGGTGCGCAGGCATGGTATTGCGGCACATTCCTACCCATATTCCGGGTTTGAAGGATTTGGGCTTGCCGCCAGTATTGCGTGAAATTGCCATGACCAAACGCGGTTTGGTGATTATGGTGGGGGCAACCGGTTCGGGTAAGTCCACCACGTTGGCCTCAATGGTGGATTACCGTAATACGAATTCCAAGGGGCATATCATTACCATCGAAGACCCTATCGAGTTTGTGCATCAGCACAAGGGGTGTTTGATTACGCAGCGTGAAATTGGAGTGGATACCGCCAGTTACGAAATCGCCATGAAAAACACCTTGCGCCAAGCACCCGATGTCATTTTGCTGGGTGAAATTCGGGATCGTGAGTCGATGGATTATGCGATTGCTTACGCGGAAACCGGGCATTTGTGCTTGACTACCTTGCACGCCAACAGTTCTAACCAAGCGATTGACCGGATTATTAACTTTTTTCCCGAAGAACGCCGCAACCAGTTATTGATGGATTTATCGTTAAACCTGAAGGCGGTGGTGTCACAACGTTTGGTACGTAAAGCCAAGGGCGAGGGGCGTTTGGCAGCGGTGGAGGTGGTGATTAATACCCCATTAATGGCAGATTTGATCCTCAAAGGGGATGTGCCGGGGATGAAAGTGCTTACCTCGAAATCGCGTGAACAGGGAATGCGCACGTTCGACCAAGCCTTGTTTGACCTGATTGAAGCGCGGCAAATCACCGTACAAGAAGCGTTGCGCCATGCAGATTCACAGAATGACTTGCGTCTACGCCTTAAATTGGAAAGCCGCTTTGCCCAGGATAATGACTTCTTTAAGGGTTTGGATGAGTTGGCGATTGAGCCGCTGGAGAATGCCACACGATGA
- a CDS encoding NADH-quinone oxidoreductase subunit M: MDSLTSMNFPWLSLLLLMLPLGAILTAFMPGKEARLAALTTAVLTLVVALIIVAGFDSQQAGFQFVEKAPWMPSLGIHYLLGVDGLSVLFLPFTALLFIGVILASWNAIRTMTRLYFALLLVLECTMMGIFTSLDTILFFLFWEMTLLPLFFLISLWGSGANRRYAGVKYSLFMLAGGLPILLGFVVLAMNNSTGMSFAYTDLLQGSREYGVQVTVFFLLLVGFGVKIPLFPLHTWLPVVAQEGPATTVALLTGLKVGAYGLLRFGLPLVPDAALEFRWILVGLGMIGVLYGAVAALSQTSLRRMLAFSSLSHVGLVVLGIAAFSPQGMQGAIFQLLNFTLIAGGLFLITGFLHQRTGSTELLSLGGVAKSMPLLASLFFFLGLAGIGMPATSGFPAEFLLIVSILEVHTGAGLVVLFVVILGAAYFLNFYRKAFLGEARHDIIRDAPDLKPRELGVLLLIVILVLVFGLYPQGMLDMTETSSQYWVSLMLPTDTSP; the protein is encoded by the coding sequence ATGGATAGCTTAACAAGCATGAATTTTCCTTGGCTCAGCCTGTTACTGCTGATGTTACCGTTGGGCGCAATCTTGACCGCATTCATGCCGGGCAAAGAAGCGCGGTTGGCAGCGTTGACCACGGCGGTACTGACATTGGTGGTGGCGCTCATTATCGTGGCGGGGTTTGATTCGCAGCAGGCGGGGTTCCAATTTGTGGAAAAAGCCCCCTGGATGCCAAGTTTGGGGATTCATTACCTCTTGGGGGTGGATGGGTTATCGGTCTTGTTCCTGCCGTTCACCGCGCTGTTGTTCATTGGGGTGATATTGGCGTCTTGGAACGCGATTCGCACCATGACACGCCTGTATTTCGCGCTATTGCTGGTGTTGGAATGCACCATGATGGGCATTTTCACCTCGCTGGATACGATTTTGTTTTTCCTGTTTTGGGAAATGACTCTGCTGCCGCTGTTTTTCCTGATCAGTTTGTGGGGCAGCGGTGCGAACCGGCGTTACGCGGGGGTGAAATACAGCTTGTTTATGCTGGCGGGTGGCTTGCCGATTCTGCTGGGGTTTGTGGTGCTGGCGATGAATAATTCCACGGGGATGAGTTTTGCCTACACCGATTTATTGCAGGGTAGCCGTGAATACGGGGTGCAGGTGACGGTGTTTTTCCTGTTGCTGGTGGGGTTTGGGGTGAAAATTCCGCTGTTCCCGCTGCATACCTGGTTGCCGGTAGTCGCACAAGAAGGGCCTGCGACCACCGTGGCCTTGCTGACGGGTTTGAAAGTCGGGGCGTATGGGTTATTGCGCTTTGGCTTGCCGCTGGTGCCGGATGCCGCGTTGGAATTCCGCTGGATTCTGGTGGGGCTGGGGATGATTGGGGTGTTGTATGGCGCGGTGGCGGCGTTGAGCCAGACCAGTTTGCGGCGCATGTTGGCGTTTTCATCCTTAAGCCACGTCGGGCTGGTGGTGTTGGGGATTGCTGCGTTTAGCCCACAAGGGATGCAGGGCGCAATCTTCCAGTTGCTGAACTTTACGCTGATTGCGGGTGGCTTGTTTTTGATTACCGGCTTTTTGCATCAACGTACCGGCTCGACGGAGTTGTTGAGCTTGGGCGGGGTGGCGAAATCCATGCCATTGCTGGCATCGCTGTTCTTTTTCCTCGGCTTAGCGGGGATCGGAATGCCCGCCACCAGCGGCTTTCCGGCGGAATTCTTGCTGATTGTGAGTATTTTGGAAGTACACACCGGCGCAGGTTTGGTGGTGTTGTTTGTGGTGATTTTGGGGGCGGCGTATTTCCTGAACTTCTACCGCAAAGCCTTTCTGGGTGAAGCGCGTCACGACATTATCCGTGACGCACCTGACTTGAAGCCGCGAGAACTGGGTGTCCTGCTGCTGATAGTTATACTGGTGCTGGTATTCGGCCTCTACCCACAGGGGATGTTGGATATGACTGAAACCAGCAGCCAGTATTGGGTGAGCTTGATGCTGCCAACGGATACGTCACCGTAA
- a CDS encoding DUF1566 domain-containing protein: MTMKRLSLLLSGSLLLTSANVVMAQQNCNPNIPSSTPVQRFNDQGNGTLIDVSTGLMWKKCLEGQTGERCTGRAVRMEWDKAASLAQLSSSDKFAGYSGWRLPTLDELGTLVDKRCIEPAANHDIFPNMQAVGLWSVNQSDPLAWSMDFAKGRAYENLKGAGMYIHLVRNLR, from the coding sequence ATGACAATGAAAAGACTCTCCCTCCTGTTGAGCGGTAGTTTGCTGCTCACTAGTGCTAATGTGGTCATGGCACAACAAAATTGCAACCCTAATATTCCATCTTCCACGCCAGTGCAGCGCTTCAACGATCAGGGTAATGGCACATTAATTGACGTTAGTACAGGCTTAATGTGGAAAAAATGTCTAGAAGGCCAAACCGGTGAACGCTGTACAGGACGTGCTGTACGTATGGAGTGGGATAAAGCCGCCAGTCTGGCGCAATTGAGCAGCAGTGACAAATTTGCAGGTTATTCTGGCTGGCGTTTACCCACATTGGATGAGTTAGGTACACTGGTGGATAAGCGTTGTATTGAGCCTGCGGCTAACCATGACATTTTTCCGAATATGCAGGCGGTTGGTTTATGGTCAGTCAATCAGTCCGATCCATTAGCATGGAGCATGGATTTCGCTAAAGGCCGCGCCTATGAAAATCTCAAAGGCGCGGGTATGTACATTCACTTGGTGCGTAATTTACGCTAA
- a CDS encoding PilT/PilU family type 4a pilus ATPase — MTILSEAEMRITPLLNVMVKQSASDLYLTTGAHATIKVRGQLKRISRESMKPGNIRQLAEEILTATEIEAFFADRELNKGFSLKGIGRFRMNFYFQRGEVSMVIRHIRSDIRSPDELKLPEVLKKLVMQKEGMLLFVGSTGSGKSTSMASLIQHRNEHHCGHILTIEDPIEYTFRHGKSIIGQREVGFDTLSYANAMREAMREAPDMIMVGEVRDTETMDAVLGFADTGHLVLSTLHATNVIQALERMLYLFPSENKSRVLMDLSLNLRGIVAQRLIPDEQDGLHLAAEVLVNTPYVAELIRTGQFGELKDIITKGTVDGMQTFDQALYQLYIGKHISKAIALEYASSRNDLEWQINFGAGQGDSRESLHELPEMV; from the coding sequence ATGACCATTTTAAGTGAAGCTGAGATGCGCATCACGCCATTATTGAATGTGATGGTGAAACAAAGCGCGTCGGATTTGTATTTGACCACGGGGGCGCACGCCACGATTAAGGTGCGCGGGCAGCTCAAGCGCATTAGCCGGGAGTCGATGAAGCCGGGCAATATTCGCCAATTAGCCGAAGAGATCCTGACGGCAACCGAAATTGAAGCTTTCTTTGCGGATCGTGAATTAAATAAGGGATTTTCGCTGAAAGGTATTGGGCGCTTTCGCATGAATTTTTATTTTCAGCGAGGGGAAGTGTCGATGGTGATTCGCCATATTCGTTCCGACATTCGTTCGCCGGATGAGTTGAAATTGCCGGAAGTGCTGAAAAAACTGGTGATGCAAAAGGAGGGGATGTTGCTGTTCGTGGGGTCTACGGGATCGGGTAAATCCACGTCGATGGCATCTTTGATTCAGCACCGCAATGAGCATCACTGTGGGCATATTTTGACTATTGAAGATCCGATTGAATACACCTTCCGCCATGGCAAATCCATCATCGGGCAACGCGAAGTCGGTTTTGATACCTTGAGTTATGCCAATGCGATGCGTGAGGCAATGCGTGAAGCACCGGATATGATCATGGTGGGGGAGGTACGCGATACCGAAACGATGGATGCAGTATTGGGGTTTGCGGATACCGGACATTTGGTGTTATCGACTTTACATGCCACTAACGTAATTCAGGCATTGGAGCGGATGTTGTACCTGTTTCCCAGCGAAAATAAAAGTCGGGTGTTGATGGATTTATCCCTTAACTTGCGGGGTATTGTGGCGCAACGGCTGATTCCTGATGAGCAGGATGGCTTGCATCTGGCGGCAGAAGTATTGGTCAATACGCCGTATGTGGCGGAACTGATTCGCACCGGGCAGTTTGGTGAACTGAAAGACATCATTACCAAGGGCACGGTGGATGGAATGCAGACCTTCGACCAAGCGCTCTACCAGCTTTATATCGGTAAACACATTAGCAAAGCGATTGCGCTGGAATATGCGAGTTCACGCAACGACCTTGAGTGGCAAATCAATTTCGGGGCGGGTCAAGGTGATAGCCGCGAATCCCTCCATGAGTTACCGGAGATGGTTTAA
- a CDS encoding YggS family pyridoxal phosphate-dependent enzyme, whose amino-acid sequence MTIRDNIQTIGERIRSAEQGFGREPGSVHLLAVSKKHPTASIREAILAGQTQFGENYVQEMVEKAAELANSGIVWHFIGPIQSNKTRLIAATARWVHSVDSVKIAKRLSEQKPADAPDINICLQVNISGEASKSGVTPEDLPELAAQIATLPGIRLRGLMAIPAPEHDFTKQCAVFAQVRALQENLVSQGFSLDTLSMGMTDDMEAAIAEGATIVRIGTAIFGAR is encoded by the coding sequence ATGACAATCCGTGACAATATCCAGACAATCGGCGAACGCATCCGTTCTGCTGAACAAGGCTTCGGACGTGAACCGGGCAGCGTACACTTACTCGCTGTAAGCAAAAAACACCCCACAGCGAGTATTCGCGAAGCCATCCTCGCAGGCCAGACGCAGTTTGGTGAAAATTACGTGCAAGAAATGGTCGAAAAAGCGGCTGAACTCGCTAATAGCGGCATCGTGTGGCATTTCATCGGCCCGATCCAATCCAACAAAACGCGCCTGATTGCAGCAACCGCCCGCTGGGTACATTCTGTGGATAGTGTCAAAATCGCCAAGCGCTTGAGTGAGCAAAAACCAGCAGATGCGCCCGACATCAATATCTGCCTGCAAGTGAATATCAGCGGGGAAGCCAGCAAATCAGGCGTAACGCCGGAAGACCTGCCCGAATTAGCCGCCCAAATAGCAACCTTACCCGGTATTCGCTTACGCGGCTTAATGGCGATTCCCGCCCCCGAACACGACTTCACTAAGCAATGTGCCGTATTTGCGCAAGTACGTGCCTTGCAAGAAAATCTCGTCTCACAAGGTTTCAGCCTCGATACATTATCAATGGGGATGACCGATGACATGGAAGCCGCCATTGCCGAAGGGGCGACTATTGTGCGCATCGGCACAGCCATTTTTGGGGCAAGGTGA